In Aliamphritea ceti, a single window of DNA contains:
- a CDS encoding MarC family protein: MDILVYLNAMTALFIIIDPIGAAIIFHSLVPVGETGHRVKMAVKSIIISTLLLIIFGNYGEPFLNKLGINIEALRISGGLLLFYTAFKMITQDVEYTVTTAKRDISVFPMSIPLMAGPGSLTLSILLFSQSESAEQDLSILMAIISITVLTLVLMLLSRYVKVIIGRTGDEILRRFLGVILAALAIQFVYDGVTQLIASG; encoded by the coding sequence ATGGATATTCTGGTTTATCTGAATGCCATGACAGCGCTGTTCATTATTATTGATCCGATTGGCGCGGCAATTATTTTCCACTCTCTGGTACCGGTTGGGGAAACCGGGCACAGGGTTAAAATGGCAGTTAAGTCGATCATCATTTCGACCCTGTTGCTGATTATCTTTGGTAATTACGGCGAGCCGTTCCTGAATAAGCTGGGCATTAACATTGAGGCCCTGCGAATTTCCGGTGGCTTACTGCTGTTTTACACCGCATTTAAAATGATTACTCAGGATGTGGAATATACGGTGACGACCGCTAAACGGGATATTTCAGTATTCCCGATGTCGATTCCGCTGATGGCTGGTCCTGGTTCCCTGACGCTTTCGATTCTGTTGTTTTCACAGTCAGAGAGTGCCGAGCAGGACTTATCCATTTTGATGGCAATCATTTCTATAACAGTACTGACATTGGTGCTGATGCTGTTATCTCGTTACGTGAAGGTGATTATTGGTCGTACTGGAGATGAAATTCTGCGCCGTTTTCTGGGGGTTATCCTGGCTGCACTGGCGATACAGTTTGTCTATGACGGTGTGACCCAACTGATAGCCAGCGGCTAA
- a CDS encoding DUF2947 domain-containing protein yields MNYIPLEEYKRAWIFRHKDLPISEADLNEIKPLSEARAEQVWRQQISQESNHPELFYDDDWANKNPTWQETFPWQNRWESDEAEMPEQLLEHLEWDDNTLVYFCYDVEHVIETRWYVFKRHWKNFLFFDNGPLLIGRKRKQVAQFMQTGNVRIGARP; encoded by the coding sequence ATGAATTACATACCGTTAGAAGAGTACAAACGCGCTTGGATTTTCAGGCACAAAGACCTGCCAATTTCTGAGGCGGATCTGAATGAGATTAAACCCCTGAGCGAAGCCAGGGCAGAGCAGGTATGGCGCCAGCAAATCAGTCAGGAGAGTAATCATCCGGAACTGTTTTATGATGATGACTGGGCGAATAAAAATCCTACCTGGCAAGAAACCTTTCCCTGGCAAAACCGCTGGGAATCTGACGAAGCAGAAATGCCTGAACAGTTGTTGGAACATCTTGAATGGGATGACAATACGCTGGTGTATTTCTGTTATGACGTTGAACATGTTATTGAAACCCGCTGGTACGTATTTAAGCGTCATTGGAAGAACTTTTTGTTTTTCGACAATGGTCCGTTGCTGATTGGTCGGAAGCGTAAGCAAGTTGCACAGTTTATGCAGACAGGAAATGTGCGTATTGGTGCGCGTCCTTAG
- a CDS encoding NlpC/P60 family protein yields the protein MLKQIRTGLIVCCMLAAMLLTGCGGQSVKPAVVDKTSVAERPVVGWHYNKAKPLPADVATIQEQLLRQFSDWKGVPYRLGGTTRTGIDCSAFVQRSFAAQFDLNLPRTTLKQAVIGKPVSRDELQPGDLVFFKTGKYSRHVGIYVGNKSFLHSGETLGVSITPLSNPYWRKRFWQARRPDIVMDAVPESLADR from the coding sequence ATGCTTAAGCAGATTCGTACAGGGTTGATTGTGTGCTGCATGTTAGCAGCGATGCTTCTGACAGGTTGTGGAGGCCAGTCGGTAAAACCTGCAGTGGTTGATAAGACATCAGTGGCTGAACGGCCTGTGGTGGGCTGGCATTATAATAAAGCTAAGCCACTGCCAGCCGACGTTGCAACGATACAGGAACAGTTACTCCGTCAGTTTTCTGATTGGAAGGGAGTACCGTACCGTCTGGGTGGTACTACCAGAACAGGGATCGATTGCTCAGCTTTTGTGCAGCGAAGTTTTGCCGCACAGTTTGATCTTAATTTACCGCGTACAACGCTTAAACAGGCGGTGATCGGTAAGCCGGTTTCGCGTGATGAATTACAGCCTGGTGATCTGGTGTTTTTTAAAACCGGAAAATACAGCAGGCACGTAGGCATCTATGTTGGTAATAAATCTTTCCTGCATTCGGGTGAAACCTTAGGTGTAAGCATTACGCCTTTGTCCAACCCCTACTGGCGTAAACGCTTCTGGCAGGCCCGTCGTCCTGATATCGTTATGGATGCTGTGCCGGAGTCTCTGGCCGACAGATAA
- a CDS encoding thioesterase family protein — translation MTQTPNLPIIYSTEIKSDWLDYNNHMNVAYYILVFDLAGVELVAQLGLSPEYTEQQKISWMVLENHITYDNEVSLGQEVDISCRLLDNDSKRLHLYFEMHARNADGSTYLASTLEQMAMCVDLKARKACEFPVDIMTKIEALADKHEALPMPDNIGRKIGIRRKPAAG, via the coding sequence ATGACCCAGACACCCAATTTACCTATTATTTACAGCACAGAGATCAAATCTGACTGGCTAGATTACAACAACCACATGAACGTGGCTTACTACATACTGGTTTTTGATCTGGCTGGTGTTGAACTGGTCGCTCAACTGGGCCTCAGCCCTGAATATACCGAACAACAAAAGATTTCATGGATGGTACTGGAAAACCACATCACCTATGACAATGAAGTCAGCCTAGGCCAGGAAGTAGATATCAGCTGCCGCCTGCTTGATAACGACAGTAAACGCCTGCACCTCTATTTTGAAATGCATGCCCGCAATGCCGACGGCAGCACATATCTGGCATCAACACTTGAGCAAATGGCCATGTGCGTTGATTTGAAGGCACGTAAAGCCTGTGAGTTCCCGGTTGATATAATGACTAAAATTGAAGCATTGGCGGATAAACACGAAGCCTTGCCAATGCCCGATAATATTGGCCGTAAAATCGGCATTCGCCGTAAACCTGCTGCAGGCTGA
- a CDS encoding efflux RND transporter periplasmic adaptor subunit: MSHRLIRTPIILAGLILSASLLQGCAEEDTQTTDQTAQTVIRPVKLYSVGAPKEAPSRTLAGTIQASDQADLSFRVGGKVAEVKVDAGDSVKAGDVIATLDTTQLQLAADSAKAQQQRANAVLAEAQRKYTANKELVKRGVISRISFENIVATLKSTTADADAAKAEYQRALKDLDYAELQAPFSGLIASRNVEPFTNVTAGQSLFQIAKQGQREVVVRMPLSTLRYINQDTPVRVTPLIADELSLGEAASYAGVIHQVGSRSEAGSAVTMKVLLQGNVAELRDGMAAEVRFNLSYQDSGHLTVPFNAIIAGDQADTGFVFKYQADSQQVTKVEVQLIAPRDQGVEITGELLAGDQVVAAGAQFLHEGQQVMPFKAAQ, from the coding sequence TTGTCGCATCGTTTAATCCGCACGCCAATAATTCTGGCCGGCCTTATTTTATCTGCATCTCTGTTACAGGGCTGTGCTGAAGAAGATACCCAAACTACCGATCAGACAGCACAAACTGTGATCCGGCCCGTAAAGCTCTATAGCGTCGGTGCCCCCAAAGAAGCACCTAGCCGAACTCTCGCAGGGACAATTCAGGCATCAGATCAGGCTGATCTGAGCTTCCGGGTTGGTGGTAAAGTTGCCGAGGTTAAAGTGGATGCCGGCGACAGCGTTAAAGCCGGTGATGTCATTGCTACGCTGGATACTACCCAGTTACAGCTTGCAGCTGATTCAGCCAAAGCCCAGCAACAGAGAGCCAACGCAGTCCTTGCAGAAGCACAGCGCAAATACACAGCCAATAAAGAACTGGTTAAGCGCGGCGTAATATCCCGGATCAGCTTTGAAAACATCGTCGCAACCCTCAAGTCCACTACCGCCGATGCCGATGCAGCCAAAGCCGAATATCAGCGTGCCCTGAAAGATCTCGACTATGCAGAGCTGCAAGCGCCTTTCAGCGGCTTGATTGCCAGCCGTAACGTAGAACCTTTCACCAATGTTACTGCCGGCCAAAGCCTGTTCCAGATAGCTAAACAGGGCCAGCGTGAAGTTGTCGTAAGAATGCCTCTTTCGACTCTACGCTACATTAATCAGGATACTCCAGTACGTGTTACACCTCTGATTGCGGATGAACTTAGCCTTGGAGAAGCAGCTTCCTATGCAGGTGTAATTCACCAGGTAGGATCACGTTCTGAAGCTGGCAGCGCCGTCACCATGAAGGTATTACTGCAGGGAAATGTTGCAGAGTTGCGCGATGGTATGGCTGCAGAAGTGCGTTTTAACCTCAGTTATCAGGACAGCGGTCATCTAACTGTACCTTTCAATGCCATTATTGCAGGTGACCAGGCTGATACAGGTTTTGTATTCAAATACCAGGCAGATAGCCAGCAAGTGACTAAGGTAGAAGTTCAGCTGATTGCCCCCCGTGACCAGGGCGTTGAAATCACCGGCGAGCTATTAGCGGGTGATCAGGTTGTTGCCGCAGGTGCGCAATTCCTCCATGAAGGCCAGCAGGTCATGCCGTTTAAAGCGGCTCAGTAA
- a CDS encoding efflux RND transporter permease subunit encodes MITKLALQGNRVTIALTLLLSLMGIFLYQDFPSQEEPEINIREAVVTAQYPGLPPQRVENLIIRKLEDAIRQIPEVKDINSQASTGYAQINVSLYDSVSNLQPIWQTLRNKVNDIKNQLPSGTQGPFVNDDFGRVAVASIAFTAEGFTLAEMRATVKRFQDQLTALKGVSRIELLGNNPEQIYMESTTTELSNAGVNIQQALQTLQNRNVISSAGQLSTGAQRVVIEPTGNLNSIEEIANIPLRLDDGSIIYLGDLFRITRGYKEPAERYAYYNGKRALVLAVSMQSGFNVLSFSEQLKQRVSELENTLPWGFETDFVTYQATEVKRSIDQVTNSLLQTVAVVFVVVVMFLGLRTGIVAGLLVPITILVTLVIMSVMEIPLQKVSIAAIIIALGLLVDNGIVVAEDYLTRVNQGQSGFQAAATSGSKMMVPLLTASLTTIFAFYPLMAGDNVTIEYTRSLAQVITITLLSSWLVALTVIPLLAIWLIKARGPQQSADSETSLQTGYKRLLNMILGARTLFLLLMAGLLVLAVYAFGAVPKQFMPPNARQQYMIELELPAGYAIEATQKLSGEVSRWLMQEETSPEVANHVTYIGFGGPRFVLSLSPNDPAPHRAFMLVNLKDGSSQQAAMDKARDYLSNQFPEARISVKGFGSGGAEEGSIEYRIKGPDKITLREISEQVQGLLYQQPGMINIQDNWDNKVFKLKVQIDQTKAELAGLSTEQISRALDTLLSSGEVTQFREGDQSIPVTVRSASIERQDVERFGTLYVGNDRQGNPVTLTQIATFYAEPTESLQRRYNLEPTIKIKGVSTLLPAGTMVDRLTPEIAALNIPLGYSIEIGGEAESSNDATSALAQNLPIAFGAIFLLLLAQFRSFRKVGIIGITLVFSLIGASFGLFLLQASFGFMAMLGFLSLGGIIINNGILLVEQFDVEEASGKSPYQSIIDGATSRLRPILVTTGTSVIGLMPLMLSGDELWFGLTVVLAAGLLGGTLLTLGVVPVLYSLLFKVKRA; translated from the coding sequence ATGATTACCAAGCTAGCCCTGCAGGGCAACCGGGTAACCATCGCCCTGACGCTGCTGCTGTCATTGATGGGAATATTTCTCTATCAGGATTTTCCGTCTCAGGAAGAACCTGAAATTAACATCCGTGAAGCCGTGGTAACTGCCCAGTACCCGGGCCTACCACCGCAACGGGTGGAAAACTTAATCATTCGTAAACTTGAAGACGCCATCCGGCAAATTCCTGAAGTTAAAGACATTAACTCTCAGGCCAGCACTGGCTACGCACAGATAAACGTCAGCCTGTACGATTCTGTCAGTAACCTTCAACCAATCTGGCAAACACTGCGAAACAAAGTTAACGACATTAAAAACCAGCTGCCCAGCGGCACACAAGGGCCATTCGTCAACGACGATTTCGGCCGGGTTGCTGTGGCGAGCATAGCCTTTACCGCTGAAGGTTTTACCCTGGCAGAAATGCGCGCAACCGTTAAACGTTTTCAGGATCAGTTAACTGCCCTCAAAGGTGTCAGCCGTATAGAGCTATTAGGCAACAATCCTGAACAAATCTATATGGAGAGCACTACCACTGAACTGAGTAATGCCGGCGTTAATATCCAGCAGGCTCTGCAAACGTTACAGAACCGTAACGTCATCAGCTCTGCAGGTCAGCTCAGTACCGGCGCGCAGCGGGTGGTAATTGAACCAACCGGTAATCTCAACAGCATAGAAGAAATCGCCAATATTCCGCTCCGGCTGGACGACGGCAGCATCATCTATCTAGGTGACCTGTTCCGCATTACCCGTGGCTATAAAGAACCCGCTGAACGTTATGCCTATTACAATGGCAAACGCGCACTGGTGCTGGCCGTATCAATGCAGAGTGGTTTCAACGTATTGTCCTTTTCAGAGCAACTGAAGCAAAGAGTCTCAGAACTGGAAAATACATTACCCTGGGGCTTTGAAACAGATTTTGTTACTTATCAGGCAACTGAAGTAAAACGCTCTATCGATCAGGTTACCAACAGCCTGCTGCAAACTGTTGCGGTGGTTTTTGTGGTCGTCGTCATGTTTCTGGGGCTACGTACAGGTATTGTTGCCGGCTTACTGGTACCGATTACGATTCTGGTTACCCTGGTCATCATGTCTGTTATGGAAATCCCGCTACAAAAGGTTTCCATTGCCGCCATTATCATTGCCCTTGGGCTATTGGTTGATAACGGCATAGTAGTTGCGGAAGACTATCTCACCCGGGTCAATCAGGGGCAGTCTGGCTTCCAGGCTGCCGCTACGTCCGGCAGTAAAATGATGGTACCTCTGCTAACCGCTTCTCTGACGACTATTTTTGCCTTCTATCCATTAATGGCCGGCGACAACGTCACCATTGAGTACACCCGCTCACTGGCACAGGTCATCACGATTACCCTGTTGTCTTCATGGCTGGTCGCACTGACGGTTATTCCGTTGCTGGCTATTTGGCTGATTAAAGCCCGCGGCCCACAGCAAAGTGCCGATAGCGAAACCTCGTTACAAACCGGCTACAAACGGCTACTCAACATGATACTGGGAGCACGTACTCTGTTCTTGCTGCTAATGGCAGGCTTACTGGTTCTGGCTGTCTATGCATTTGGCGCTGTGCCAAAACAGTTCATGCCGCCTAACGCCCGCCAACAATACATGATTGAACTGGAGTTACCGGCAGGCTATGCCATAGAGGCCACACAAAAACTCAGTGGCGAAGTCAGTCGCTGGCTCATGCAGGAAGAGACTAGTCCGGAAGTAGCCAACCATGTTACCTATATAGGCTTTGGTGGTCCGCGCTTCGTATTATCCCTTAGCCCTAATGATCCGGCACCGCACCGCGCCTTTATGCTGGTTAACCTTAAAGATGGCAGTAGTCAGCAGGCTGCTATGGATAAAGCCCGTGACTATCTGAGTAATCAGTTCCCTGAAGCCCGTATCAGCGTGAAAGGTTTTGGCTCCGGTGGCGCAGAAGAAGGCAGCATCGAATATCGCATTAAAGGTCCGGATAAAATCACCCTTCGTGAAATCTCTGAACAGGTGCAGGGGCTGCTGTATCAACAACCGGGCATGATCAATATTCAGGACAACTGGGATAACAAAGTATTCAAGCTCAAGGTACAGATCGATCAGACTAAAGCCGAGCTGGCAGGCCTGAGTACCGAGCAGATATCCCGGGCACTTGATACGTTGCTCAGCAGTGGCGAAGTAACCCAGTTCCGTGAAGGTGATCAGAGCATTCCGGTAACAGTGCGTAGCGCCAGCATTGAACGTCAGGACGTCGAGCGCTTCGGTACTCTGTATGTCGGCAATGACCGTCAGGGCAACCCGGTTACACTGACCCAGATTGCTACCTTCTATGCTGAACCGACTGAATCCCTGCAACGTCGCTACAACTTAGAGCCGACTATTAAAATTAAAGGTGTCAGCACTCTGCTTCCGGCCGGCACGATGGTCGACCGCCTTACACCGGAAATTGCGGCTCTGAATATTCCTCTTGGTTACAGCATTGAAATTGGCGGTGAAGCTGAGTCCTCCAACGATGCGACATCGGCGTTGGCCCAGAACCTGCCAATTGCCTTCGGCGCAATATTCCTGCTGTTACTGGCACAATTCCGCTCGTTCCGTAAAGTCGGCATTATCGGCATTACACTGGTATTCAGCCTGATTGGCGCCAGCTTCGGCCTCTTCCTGTTACAGGCCAGCTTCGGCTTTATGGCGATGCTGGGCTTCCTGTCACTGGGAGGAATTATCATCAATAACGGCATCTTGCTGGTTGAGCAATTTGATGTGGAAGAAGCCAGCGGCAAGTCGCCGTACCAGTCCATCATTGATGGTGCGACATCCCGTCTGCGTCCAATTCTGGTTACCACCGGCACCAGTGTTATTGGCCTGATGCCACTAATGCTCAGCGGTGACGAGCTATGGTTTGGTCTGACAGTTGTACTGGCTGCCGGCTTATTAGGCGGCACCTTGCTAACGCTAGGAGTTGTACCTGTACTCTATAGCTTGCTGTTTAAAGTGAAACGCGCTTAA
- a CDS encoding YaeQ family protein, with amino-acid sequence MALKPTIYKVNLQLSDMNKHCYESLSLTVAQHPSETLTRMMVRVLVYGLNYHRDLSFTKGLSATDEPELWQVSPSGEVENWIELGQVSPERLRKGVSRAQQISLYAYGSETEIWWQKHQQAITQLPKVNVWQLPAAQLEPLEAMVKRTMDLSLMITDDTLMLSSDDQHCEVTLQQLS; translated from the coding sequence ATGGCCCTGAAACCGACGATCTACAAAGTAAACCTGCAGCTTAGCGATATGAATAAGCATTGTTATGAGAGCTTATCCCTGACTGTTGCACAGCATCCATCAGAAACTCTGACGCGGATGATGGTGCGGGTTTTGGTTTACGGATTGAATTATCATCGTGATCTCAGCTTTACCAAAGGCTTGTCAGCAACCGATGAACCGGAACTTTGGCAAGTATCTCCCAGTGGGGAAGTAGAAAACTGGATTGAGCTGGGGCAGGTAAGCCCGGAGCGTTTGCGTAAAGGTGTGAGTCGGGCGCAGCAAATCAGTTTGTATGCTTACGGCAGTGAGACCGAGATTTGGTGGCAGAAGCATCAGCAGGCTATTACCCAGTTACCAAAGGTAAACGTTTGGCAGTTGCCTGCAGCACAACTTGAACCGCTGGAAGCAATGGTCAAGCGGACGATGGATCTGTCACTCATGATTACTGACGATACTCTGATGTTGAGCAGTGATGACCAGCATTGCGAAGTCACTTTGCAACAACTGTCTTAA
- a CDS encoding YkgJ family cysteine cluster protein: MQCRSGCGACCIAPHISSAIPGMPDGKPAGVRCINLDTEHNCQIWQRSDYPQVCKDFTAHSEHCAENRLQALRILTLMEDETRPD; this comes from the coding sequence ATGCAGTGTCGGTCTGGCTGTGGTGCTTGCTGCATCGCACCGCATATTTCTTCCGCAATTCCTGGCATGCCAGATGGCAAACCCGCTGGCGTACGCTGTATAAACCTGGATACAGAGCATAATTGCCAAATCTGGCAACGCAGCGACTACCCTCAGGTCTGTAAAGATTTCACTGCTCATAGCGAACATTGTGCTGAAAACCGCCTTCAGGCACTGCGAATTCTGACCTTGATGGAAGACGAAACCCGTCCGGATTAA
- a CDS encoding nucleoid-associated protein produces the protein MELKHLAIRELLKNAEETQATISNRGGPIDIQAPMAQRLFDTLVSAYGRRAALTHGSFTVEDPDSHPFIINFRQFIDGTPDDDDFLSLCDVAMGQLAASLSTESASAATGGYVIFCHYSADVFDYLLVALVRDKNGVAFDGNLHPTQVIELDLDKLHQAAKINISTYKEGTDSYLSFIGTKRKGDITHYFSTALGCSDVVPARQATSELIRATEDFCRKNQLQDKQEAIVDDVVGYLSKQRSEKQSAYLPDMNEIFAQHIPPEQAESGTESFGSFANSEEYQVSHEFQPHTSTINNYTKIKAKADNWQLDFSKRSLGELNSTSDIQFDPNTNSLIIRRLPTKVVDQLREALDD, from the coding sequence ATGGAACTGAAACATCTAGCCATCCGTGAACTGCTTAAAAACGCTGAAGAAACCCAGGCGACTATCAGTAACAGAGGTGGTCCAATCGATATTCAGGCACCTATGGCACAGCGACTGTTTGATACTCTGGTATCTGCCTATGGCCGCCGTGCTGCACTGACCCATGGTTCATTCACCGTAGAAGATCCGGACAGCCATCCGTTTATTATTAATTTCCGTCAGTTCATCGACGGCACACCGGATGATGATGATTTCCTGAGTCTGTGTGATGTGGCTATGGGACAGCTGGCAGCGTCTCTAAGCACCGAGTCAGCATCTGCTGCAACCGGTGGCTATGTCATCTTCTGTCACTACAGTGCAGATGTTTTCGATTACCTTCTGGTTGCTCTGGTTCGGGATAAAAACGGCGTAGCTTTTGACGGTAACCTGCACCCAACTCAAGTTATCGAGCTGGATCTGGATAAACTGCATCAGGCAGCCAAGATCAATATCTCGACCTATAAAGAAGGCACCGACAGCTACCTGAGCTTTATCGGCACTAAGCGCAAAGGCGATATTACCCATTACTTCTCTACTGCACTTGGCTGCAGTGATGTTGTACCTGCCCGCCAGGCAACGTCTGAACTGATCCGCGCGACTGAAGATTTTTGCCGCAAAAATCAACTGCAGGATAAACAGGAAGCCATCGTTGATGACGTAGTCGGCTATCTGTCAAAGCAACGCAGTGAAAAACAGTCGGCTTATCTGCCAGACATGAATGAAATCTTTGCCCAGCACATTCCGCCTGAACAGGCAGAAAGTGGTACAGAAAGCTTTGGCAGCTTTGCTAACTCTGAAGAATATCAGGTTAGCCATGAGTTCCAGCCGCATACCAGTACTATTAACAACTATACAAAGATTAAAGCTAAAGCCGATAACTGGCAGCTGGATTTTTCCAAGCGTTCACTGGGCGAACTGAACTCCACCAGCGATATCCAGTTTGATCCGAATACCAACAGCCTGATTATCCGTCGCTTACCCACCAAGGTAGTGGATCAGTTACGCGAAGCGCTGGACGACTAA
- the dcd gene encoding dCTP deaminase: MGIKSDGWIRRMAEEHQMISPFEAGQVRRRGEEKLISYGTSSYGYDVRCADEFKIFTNINSSVVDPKNFDDGSFVDVKSDVCIIPPNSFALARTVEYFKIPRDVLTICLGKSTYARCGIIVNVTPLEPEWEGHVTLEFSNTTPLPAKIYANEGVAQMLFLGADEVCETSYRDRDGKYQGQTGVVVPRT; encoded by the coding sequence ATGGGTATTAAGTCGGACGGTTGGATTCGCCGCATGGCCGAAGAACATCAAATGATCTCGCCATTTGAGGCGGGCCAGGTGCGTCGTCGTGGTGAAGAAAAACTAATCTCCTACGGCACCTCCAGCTATGGCTACGATGTCCGTTGTGCTGACGAATTTAAGATTTTCACTAACATCAACTCTTCAGTTGTTGACCCGAAGAACTTCGATGACGGCAGCTTTGTTGATGTGAAATCTGATGTATGTATTATCCCGCCAAACTCTTTTGCGCTGGCGCGTACTGTTGAATACTTCAAAATTCCCCGTGATGTTCTGACTATTTGTCTGGGCAAAAGCACTTACGCACGTTGCGGTATTATCGTAAACGTGACGCCGCTGGAACCTGAGTGGGAAGGTCACGTTACACTGGAATTCTCTAATACAACGCCTTTGCCGGCCAAGATCTATGCCAATGAAGGTGTTGCTCAGATGTTGTTCCTGGGTGCCGATGAAGTTTGTGAAACCTCCTACAGAGACCGGGATGGTAAGTATCAGGGACAGACTGGGGTGGTTGTTCCGCGCACATGA
- the apbC gene encoding iron-sulfur cluster carrier protein ApbC: MTSLTNEQVHAAIAGVQDKYLEQDYVSAKALKALSVQGDTVTISIELGYPCAGVEADIKQSLTDAVKAVGAGSVKVEITSQVAAHQVQGSLQALKGVKNIVAVSSGKGGVGKSTTTVNLALAMAAEGARVGIMDADIYGPSQGMMLGVTPGTRPQPVGEKLMAPIQAHGLQVMSIGFLIDDEQPMVWRGPMASGALQQLLTETVWEDLDYLFIDMPPGTGDIQLTLSQKVPVTGSVIVTTPQDIALLDAKKGIEMFRKVEIPVLGVVENMSLHICSECGHSEPIFGHGGGELLAEQYQSPMLGALPLTMGIRTSTDNGAPTVVSAPDSQETAIYRDMARKVGALLAKRAEAPVAMPNISIVND, encoded by the coding sequence ATGACGAGCTTAACGAACGAGCAGGTACATGCGGCAATTGCCGGCGTACAGGATAAGTATTTAGAGCAGGACTATGTCAGTGCTAAAGCATTAAAAGCACTGAGCGTACAGGGCGATACAGTTACGATTTCCATTGAACTGGGCTATCCCTGTGCTGGTGTTGAGGCTGATATTAAACAGTCTCTGACAGACGCTGTTAAAGCAGTAGGTGCTGGCAGTGTGAAGGTTGAGATTACAAGTCAGGTTGCTGCACATCAGGTGCAGGGCAGCTTGCAGGCACTGAAAGGTGTGAAGAACATTGTTGCAGTGTCTTCCGGTAAAGGCGGTGTTGGTAAATCAACAACGACTGTTAACCTGGCACTGGCGATGGCTGCTGAAGGCGCACGTGTTGGCATTATGGATGCGGATATCTATGGCCCAAGCCAGGGTATGATGCTGGGTGTGACACCTGGAACCCGCCCACAGCCAGTTGGTGAGAAGCTGATGGCACCTATTCAGGCGCATGGCTTACAGGTGATGTCGATCGGTTTTCTGATTGATGACGAACAGCCAATGGTTTGGCGTGGTCCTATGGCAAGTGGTGCTTTGCAGCAGCTGCTGACCGAAACTGTTTGGGAAGATCTGGATTACCTGTTTATTGATATGCCGCCGGGAACCGGTGATATCCAGCTGACACTGTCTCAGAAAGTACCTGTTACGGGTTCTGTGATCGTGACAACGCCACAGGATATTGCGCTGTTGGATGCTAAGAAAGGCATCGAGATGTTCCGTAAGGTCGAGATTCCTGTACTGGGTGTGGTCGAAAATATGAGCCTGCACATTTGTAGTGAATGTGGTCATAGCGAACCTATCTTTGGTCATGGCGGCGGTGAACTGCTGGCTGAGCAGTATCAGAGCCCAATGCTGGGTGCGTTGCCGCTGACAATGGGCATTCGTACCTCTACTGACAATGGTGCACCTACGGTTGTAAGCGCTCCGGATAGCCAGGAAACAGCTATCTATCGCGATATGGCACGTAAGGTTGGTGCCTTGCTGGCGAAGCGTGCTGAAGCACCTGTAGCTATGCCAAATATTTCGATTGTGAATGACTGA
- a CDS encoding DUF4144 domain-containing protein gives MNTDIHWPALLSYAGDPELIAVMSAAEWRQDYLAQYYDAADLLIDSAGQCFHLKRGSEPQHSDTQLSLDALNDLLRLHFAAAGACCVAKMLVGSVAEAVQVVASD, from the coding sequence ATGAATACTGATATTCACTGGCCAGCATTGCTTAGTTATGCCGGTGATCCTGAACTGATTGCAGTTATGTCTGCTGCAGAATGGCGGCAGGATTACTTAGCGCAGTATTACGATGCTGCGGATTTACTGATCGATTCTGCAGGGCAGTGTTTTCATTTAAAGCGCGGTTCTGAGCCACAACATTCGGATACGCAGCTGTCTCTGGATGCGTTAAATGATTTGCTGCGGTTACATTTTGCTGCAGCAGGTGCCTGCTGTGTTGCAAAGATGCTGGTAGGCTCAGTAGCCGAAGCTGTGCAGGTTGTTGCATCTGACTGA